In uncultured Methanobrevibacter sp., one DNA window encodes the following:
- the dnaJ gene encoding molecular chaperone DnaJ: MADKRDYYEVLGVDKSADEKTIKKAYRKLARKYHPDVCDEPDAEEKFKEVSEAYAVLSDDEKRQRYDQYGHAGMDGFTAEDFYQNVNFEDIFQGFDIGNIFDMFGFGGGSRSRGRTGPQRGSDIYTEVPITLEEAFTGCDKEIKITRSELCPTCHGSKSKPGVEPETCKTCGGTGQIKEVSNTILGQMVNVRPCRECNGTGKIITEPCPDCHGKGSKRKTKTIKIEIPEGVDEGNHLRVSGEGNCGEASGLEGDLIVTVHIKKNKQFEREGDHLYYEQQISFPQAALGDVISIPTIEGKEVEFKIAPGTQSGTVFKLRGQGMTSYRHSGRGNMYVKANVVVPKKLNSKQKEILTEFAEISGDEIKHVEKGIFDRVKDAMK; the protein is encoded by the coding sequence ATGGCAGACAAGCGAGATTATTATGAAGTTCTTGGAGTAGACAAATCTGCAGATGAAAAGACAATTAAAAAAGCTTATCGTAAATTAGCCAGAAAATACCATCCAGACGTTTGTGATGAGCCAGATGCTGAAGAAAAATTTAAAGAGGTAAGTGAAGCTTACGCTGTCTTGTCAGATGATGAAAAACGTCAAAGATATGACCAATATGGTCATGCTGGAATGGATGGATTTACTGCAGAAGATTTCTATCAAAACGTGAACTTTGAAGATATTTTCCAAGGTTTCGATATTGGAAACATATTTGACATGTTTGGTTTTGGTGGAGGCTCTCGTTCACGCGGAAGAACCGGTCCTCAAAGGGGTTCAGACATATATACTGAAGTTCCAATTACTTTAGAAGAGGCATTCACCGGATGCGACAAAGAAATCAAGATTACAAGAAGTGAACTATGCCCTACATGCCATGGTTCCAAATCCAAGCCAGGTGTTGAACCTGAAACCTGTAAAACATGTGGCGGAACAGGACAAATTAAAGAAGTCAGCAATACAATTTTAGGCCAAATGGTAAATGTAAGGCCATGTAGAGAATGTAACGGTACTGGAAAAATCATTACAGAACCATGTCCTGACTGTCATGGAAAAGGCAGTAAAAGAAAAACCAAAACAATTAAAATTGAGATTCCAGAAGGAGTTGATGAAGGCAACCATTTAAGAGTTTCCGGTGAAGGAAACTGTGGTGAAGCATCAGGCCTTGAAGGAGATTTGATTGTAACAGTTCACATTAAGAAAAATAAACAATTTGAACGTGAAGGAGATCATTTATACTACGAGCAGCAAATTAGTTTCCCACAGGCAGCATTAGGTGATGTAATAAGCATTCCAACTATCGAAGGAAAAGAAGTTGAATTTAAAATTGCACCAGGAACACAAAGCGGAACCGTGTTTAAATTGAGAGGACAAGGTATGACATCATACAGACATTCAGGTAGAGGAAACATGTATGTCAAAGCCAATGTTGTAGTTCCTAAAAAATTAAACTCAAAACAAAAAGAAATTCTCACTGAATTTGCTGAAATCAGTGGCGATGAAATTAAACATGTTGAAAAAGGAATCTTTGACAGAGTCAAAGATGCGATGAAATAG